In Acropora muricata isolate sample 2 unplaced genomic scaffold, ASM3666990v1 scaffold_710, whole genome shotgun sequence, the following are encoded in one genomic region:
- the LOC136906346 gene encoding chitin synthase chs-2-like isoform X1, with amino-acid sequence MVMLTVVPITPNAIILVMCSLPMISAIWEAIKSRSRWRTLNGKLEVIKFGASATFAVIGIALLLLKVPDISGQIGIPVSLTLLSISWSPKTRKLQIRSKTKQSARGKAAIVSSLWNLVLTPLVAVVLAKMYQIVELDKISSGFKAINATHPSFVFFMVHIVASFLGYHFGWLACSLCMQQIGYALPLTLATPIAAIMIHLPCFFQTNTIPLPCILADLVFSLPAGALLWLAQFLATTYYVWKSQGLVMAKAHDLLWIPSYNGVCLEQYLLLNRRNKASDEEHKKQEKMSTDVKIFICTTMYHEEDYEMEQLLRSIHDVDTHSKESGRHYESHIFFDGSVRAEKLNTFVIQLASLVEKTLKVHLRDCNKIKTPYGMQLKWTLPGGMEFTIHLKDNVKVKNKKRWSQVMYMSYVLDYKEDLLKVKDDQSFILTTDADVKFTHESVEALIDQIVEDPQIGAVCARTHPMGNGPVVWYQIFDYAIGHWFQKVANHMLGSVLCSPGCFSLYRCQAVRDVLPTYATGVDHAFDFLTKDMGEDRWMCTLMIQRGWRLTYCAAAVDSTYCPESFNEFYKQRRRWTPSTLANLILLIKEWKLVLEKNEHISFLFILYQTFLICSTLIGPSTVILVIVGGMVYSGINLNEITIVVLVCLIVVAYTLVCLFTSQNFQLKMSKILTFVFAVIMCIVVIGVAVQISKELQERDSEPTALPTALPNTTATPAMKPLEHHLPAGVSTLYLAGLAGIFVAAALLHASEFTCLLHAVWYLMCLPSGYLLLTVYSVCNITDRSWGTREGKSASESEEWYKPLSNWMKDVCTCRHCCGKRKDSERSGHVLNQEAKSGKMVDNLSHQTRTSETVTFPSRGKQASRMVDGGFDENVKPKKAECKQKKDSVILVSKSSRRHIQNDDKVTVYSAEEIPNKNRTKRRPLEKEKSKEAIESNRSVKHTQSKTGFVGESCEEAVQTEVLLNAQHLLMRDVKTDDQDGLFPPLGARRPFQTSLSSTSGGLSSMSIDAHLHRAGHNLSSDLEKELLPHTDSSRFPFPNSAANDGGTYDYEETMHRPQKSSTIQPDCRNDNRELQGKSLPKPTVAALITTSTTITADTEADQQQSRESIQTSLNSASSSWCGTSTQLQVLEENDGPISRLKKEVSYSDLGLPVEEWLTDNGFKSYAPKFRKHGYDTMGFLPGMTDKDLEAIGIETRGHRQKLLKEIKKIPRIDIEEGIPDDVQEWLNELGLKEYWPTFEQSGYKEPSDLEGLKGLGKDTLKETLDIRKQGHLNRLISAIRKLQYSNQGQEKLRHTRRELDRLPLSYLDEDDHNEYEFWESLRQTCLVPELSAFDQTSELKAKLVELRNTTLMVFAVTNALWMIIILTLVQHKDLKVLGVDIIGLGFLTIYGCIFVIQFLALLGHRFKTMVHVLARTPWKVRNGRVSPSEPQEASAPQTA; translated from the exons ATGGTGATGCTGACAGTTGTGCCAATCACCCCAAATGCCATTATACTGGTCATGTGCAGTTTACCCATGATCTCTGCGATCTGGGAGGCAATAAAATCGAGGTCACGGTGGAGAACATTAAATGGAAAACTGGAGGTCATCAAATTCGGGGCCTCAGCCACGTTTGCTGTCATCGGCATAGCACTGTTGCTTCTTAAG GTGCCTGACATTTCTGGACAGATCGGCATTCCAGTCTCGTTGACTCTTCTTTCCATTTCTTGGTCACCTAAGACGCGAAAACTCCAAATACgaagcaaaacaaagcaaagtgcTCGAGGCAAAGCTGCGATTGTCTCCTCCTTATGGAATCTTGTTCTTACGCCCTTAGTTGCCGTGGTGTTGGCCAAAATGTATCAAATTGTTGAGCTGGACAAAATTTCTTCTGGATTCAAGGCGATCAATGCAACCCATCCATCATTTGTCTTTTTCATGGTTCATATCGTTGCCAGCTTCCTTGGGTACCATTTCGGATGGCTGGCTTGTTCCCTCTGTATGCAGCAGATTGGCTACGCCCTACCCTTGACTCTAGCAACACCAATCGCCGCTATTATGATACACTTGCCGTGTTTTTTTCAGACAAACACAATTCCGTTACCTTGTATATTAGCGGACCTTGTCTTCAGTCTTCCAGCCGGTGCGCTTTTGTGGCTAGCGCAGTTCCTTGCAACAACGTATTATGTCTGGAAGAGCCAGGGACTGGTCATGGCAAAAGCACACGATCTCCTTTGGATTCCATCTTATAATG GTGTGTGCCTTGAACAGTATCTGCTATTGAATAGACGGAACAAGGCTTCTGATGAAGAAcataagaaacaagaaaaaatgtcaACTGACGTCAAGATATTCATCTGCACGACCATGTATCACGAGGAGGACTATGAAATGGAACAACTCCTTCGATCAATCCACGATGTCGACACACACAGCAAGGAATCTGGACGCCATTATGAGTCGCACATATTTTTTGATGGTAGTGTGAGAGCTGAAAAACTGAACACTTTTGTCATACAGTTAGCTTCTTTGGTGGAAAAGACTCTAAAGGTGCATCTGAGAGACTGTAACAAAATAAAGACCCCGTATGGCATGCAGCTGAAATGGACACTTCCCGGTGGTATGGAATTCACAATTCATCTGAAAGACAATGTTAAG GTGAAGAATAAAAAGCGTTGGAGTCAGGTGATGTACATGTCGTATGTCTTGGACTATAAAGAGGATCTTTTAAAAG TAAAAGACGACCAATCCTTTATCCTGACAACTGATGCTGACGTCAAATTTACCCATGAGTCCGTTGAGGCGTTAATAGATCAGATTGTTGAGGATCCTCAAATTGGTGCAGTGTGCGCTCGGACTCATCCCATGGGAAATGGTCCTGTGGTTTGGTACCAAATCTTTGATTACGCCATTGGCCACTGGTTTCAAAAG GTGGCAAATCATATGCTTGGTTCCGTTTTGTGCAGTCCGGGATGTTTCAGTTTGTACAGATGCCAGGCTGTTCGAGATGTGTTACCAACGTACGCTACGGGTGTGGATCATGCTTTTGATTTTCTCACCAAAGATATGG GGGAAGACAGATGGATGTGCACCCTGATGATACAGCGAGGCTGGCGACTGACGTACTGTGCAGCTGCGGTTGACAGTACCTACTGTCCGGAGAGTTTTAATGAATTCTACAAACAAAGACGTCGATGGACTCCATCTACGTTAGCCAACCTTATTTTACTCATCAAGGAATGGAAATTGGTATTGGAGAAGAACGAAcatatttctttcctttttatcctCTATCAGACTTTCCTTATTTGTTCTACTCTTATTGG ACCTTCAACAGTTATTTTGGTGATAGTTGGTGGAATGGTTTATTCGGGCAtaaatttgaatgaaataaCCATCGTAGTTCTCGTCTGCCTCATAGTTGTTGCCTATACCCTGGTTTGCCTTTttacttcacaaaattttcagcTGAAGATGTCCAAGATATTGACGTTCGTCTTCGCTGTAATCATGTGTATTGTTGTCATTGGCGTGGCTGTTCAAATTTCTAAGGAGTTACAGGAAAGAGACTCTGAACCGACAGCTTTACCAACAGCTCTACCAAACACTACAGCTACTCCAGCCATGAAACCTTTGGAGCATCATCTGCCCGCTGGGGTCAGCACACTTTACTTGGCTGGATTGGCTGGGATCTTTGTTGCCGCTGCATTGCTTCATGCCAGCGAATTCACCTGTCTCTTACATGCAGTTTGGTATCTTATGTGTCTTCCATCTGGCTATCTGCTACTAACAGTTTACTCCGTTTGCAATATAACAGACAGGTCATGGG GAACAAGGGAAGGTAAATCTGCCTCAGAGAGCGAGGAATGGTACAAGCCCCTTAGTAACTGGATGAAGGACGTTTGCACCTGCCGTCACTGCTGTggtaaaagaaaagattccgAGCGGTCTGGACATGTTTTAAACCAGGAGGCTAAAAGCGGCAAAATG GTTGATAACCTCTCACATCAAACAAGGACCAGCGAGACTGTGACATTTCCTTCTCGTGGAAAGCAAGCTAGCAGGATGGTTGACGGAGGCTTTGATGAAAATGTGAAGCCAAAGAAAGcagaatgtaaacaaaagaaggatTCGGTGATTTTAGTCTCTAAAAGCTCCAGAAGACACATTCAGAATGATGACAAAGTAACAGTATACTCCGCAGAAGAAATCCCAAATAAAAACAGGACTAAAAGAAGGCCTTTGGAAAAAGAGAAGTCAAAAGAAGCTATCGAATCGAATCGCTCGGTGAAACACACGCAATCAAAGACTGGATTTGTAGGTGAATCGTGTGAAGAAGCAGTCCAAACTGAGGTGCTTTTAAATGCCCAACATTTGTTAATGAGGGACGTGAAGACAGATGACCAAGATGGATTGTTTCCTCCCCTTGGGGCGAGACGCCCTTTTCAGACGTCCTTGTCCTCAACCAGCGGTGGATTGTCTTCTATGAGCATCGATGCACATTTGCACAGAGCCGGGCACAATCTAAGCAGTGACCTCGAAAAAGAACTTCTACCTCACACAGATTCTAGCCGCTTTCCTTTTCCAAATTCCGCAGCTAACGATGGTGGTACCTATGATTATGAAGAAACAATGCATCGCCCTCAAAAAAGCTCAACAATTCAGCCAGATTGTCGCAATGACAACCGAGAACTGCAGGGGAAAAGTCTCCCTAAACCGACAGTTGCAGCGTTAATCACAACATCAACAACGATAACTGCAGACACCGAAGCGGATCAGCAACAATCGAGAGAGTCGATACAAACGTCCCTAAATTCTGCGTCCTCGTCATGGTGTGGCACGAGTACCCAACTTCAAGTGTTAG AAGAAAATGACGGGCCCATTTCACGACTGAAAAAGGAAGTTTCGTATTCGGATCTCGGCTTACCAGTTGAAGAATGGCTCACTGATAATGGCTTCAAG AGTTACGCACCTAAGTTTCGTAAACACGGATATGACACTATGGGATTTTTACCTGGAATGACAGACAAG GATCTTGAAGCGATCGGCATCGAGACGAGAGGACATCGCCAAAAGCTTCTCAAGGAAATCAAGAAAATCCCCCGGATAGACATTGAGGAGGGCATTCCA GATGACGTGCAGGAGTGGCTAAATGAACTTGGTCTTAAGGAATATTGGCCCACGTTCGAACAAAGCGGATATAAAGAGCCCAGTGACTTGGAAGGTTTAAAAGGCTTAGGGAAGGACACCCTGAAGGAAACGTTAGACATACGCAAACAAGGCCATTTGAACAGATTGATATCTGCCATTCGCAAGCTGCAATATTCTAATCAAG GGCAGGAGAAACTTCGACACACACGTCGAGAACTGGATCGTCTTCCCCTGAGCTACCTGGACGAAGATGACCACAATGAGTATGAATTCTGGGAAAGCTTACGTCAAACGTGCCTCGTTCCTGAGCTCAGTGCCTTTGACCAGACCTCCGAGCTTAAAGCAAAACTCGTCGAACTTAGAAACACGACTCTGATGGTATTTGCAGTCACTAATGCATTGTGGATGATAATTATTCTCACGTTAGTGCAGCATAAAGACCTTAAAGTCCTGGGGGTAGATATAATCGGACTTGGTTTCCTAACTATTTATGGATGTATATTTGTTATTCAGTTTTTGGCTCTTTTAGGTCATAGATTTAAAACAATGGTTCATGTTTTGGCGCGCACACCTTGGAAAGTAAGGAACGGTCGGGTTTCCCCATCTGAGCCTCAAGAAGCCAGCGCTCCGCAGACGGCATAG
- the LOC136906346 gene encoding chitin synthase chs-2-like isoform X2, translated as MVMLTVVPITPNAIILVMCSLPMISAIWEAIKSRSRWRTLNGKLEVIKFGASATFAVIGIALLLLKVPDISGQIGIPVSLTLLSISWSPKTRKLQIRSKTKQSARGKAAIVSSLWNLVLTPLVAVVLAKMYQIVELDKISSGFKAINATHPSFVFFMVHIVASFLGYHFGWLACSLCMQQIGYALPLTLATPIAAIMIHLPCFFQTNTIPLPCILADLVFSLPAGALLWLAQFLATTYYVWKSQGLVMAKAHDLLWIPSYNGVCLEQYLLLNRRNKASDEEHKKQEKMSTDVKIFICTTMYHEEDYEMEQLLRSIHDVDTHSKESGRHYESHIFFDGSVRAEKLNTFVIQLASLVEKTLKVHLRDCNKIKTPYGMQLKWTLPGGMEFTIHLKDNVKVKNKKRWSQVMYMSYVLDYKEDLLKVKDDQSFILTTDADVKFTHESVEALIDQIVEDPQIGAVCARTHPMGNGPVVWYQIFDYAIGHWFQKVANHMLGSVLCSPGCFSLYRCQAVRDVLPTYATGVDHAFDFLTKDMGEDRWMCTLMIQRGWRLTYCAAAVDSTYCPESFNEFYKQRRRWTPSTLANLILLIKEWKLVLEKNEHISFLFILYQTFLICSTLIGPSTVILVIVGGMVYSGINLNEITIVVLVCLIVVAYTLVCLFTSQNFQLKMSKILTFVFAVIMCIVVIGVAVQISKELQERDSEPTALPTALPNTTATPAMKPLEHHLPAGVSTLYLAGLAGIFVAAALLHASEFTCLLHAVWYLMCLPSGYLLLTVYSVCNITDRSWGTREGKSASESEEWYKPLSNWMKDVCTCRHCCGKRKDSERSGHVLNQEAKSGKMVDNLSHQTRTSETVTFPSRGKQASRMVDGGFDENVKPKKAECKQKKDSVILVSKSSRRHIQNDDKVTVYSAEEIPNKNRTKRRPLEKEKSKEAIESNRSVKHTQSKTGFVGESCEEAVQTEVLLNAQHLLMRDVKTDDQDGLFPPLGARRPFQTSLSSTSGGLSSMSIDAHLHRAGHNLSSDLEKELLPHTDSSRFPFPNSAANDGGTYDYEETMHRPQKSSTIQPDCRNDNRELQGKSLPKPTVAALITTSTTITADTEADQQQSRESIQTSLNSASSSWCGTSTQLQVLEENDGPISRLKKEVSYSDLGLPVEEWLTDNGFKSYAPKFRKHGYDTMGFLPGMTDKDLEAIGIETRGHRQKLLKEIKKIPRIDIEEGIPDDVQEWLNELGLKEYWPTFEQSGYKEPSDLEGLKGLGKDTLKETLDIRKQGHLNRLISAIRKLQYSNQGETSTHTSRTGSSSPELPGRR; from the exons ATGGTGATGCTGACAGTTGTGCCAATCACCCCAAATGCCATTATACTGGTCATGTGCAGTTTACCCATGATCTCTGCGATCTGGGAGGCAATAAAATCGAGGTCACGGTGGAGAACATTAAATGGAAAACTGGAGGTCATCAAATTCGGGGCCTCAGCCACGTTTGCTGTCATCGGCATAGCACTGTTGCTTCTTAAG GTGCCTGACATTTCTGGACAGATCGGCATTCCAGTCTCGTTGACTCTTCTTTCCATTTCTTGGTCACCTAAGACGCGAAAACTCCAAATACgaagcaaaacaaagcaaagtgcTCGAGGCAAAGCTGCGATTGTCTCCTCCTTATGGAATCTTGTTCTTACGCCCTTAGTTGCCGTGGTGTTGGCCAAAATGTATCAAATTGTTGAGCTGGACAAAATTTCTTCTGGATTCAAGGCGATCAATGCAACCCATCCATCATTTGTCTTTTTCATGGTTCATATCGTTGCCAGCTTCCTTGGGTACCATTTCGGATGGCTGGCTTGTTCCCTCTGTATGCAGCAGATTGGCTACGCCCTACCCTTGACTCTAGCAACACCAATCGCCGCTATTATGATACACTTGCCGTGTTTTTTTCAGACAAACACAATTCCGTTACCTTGTATATTAGCGGACCTTGTCTTCAGTCTTCCAGCCGGTGCGCTTTTGTGGCTAGCGCAGTTCCTTGCAACAACGTATTATGTCTGGAAGAGCCAGGGACTGGTCATGGCAAAAGCACACGATCTCCTTTGGATTCCATCTTATAATG GTGTGTGCCTTGAACAGTATCTGCTATTGAATAGACGGAACAAGGCTTCTGATGAAGAAcataagaaacaagaaaaaatgtcaACTGACGTCAAGATATTCATCTGCACGACCATGTATCACGAGGAGGACTATGAAATGGAACAACTCCTTCGATCAATCCACGATGTCGACACACACAGCAAGGAATCTGGACGCCATTATGAGTCGCACATATTTTTTGATGGTAGTGTGAGAGCTGAAAAACTGAACACTTTTGTCATACAGTTAGCTTCTTTGGTGGAAAAGACTCTAAAGGTGCATCTGAGAGACTGTAACAAAATAAAGACCCCGTATGGCATGCAGCTGAAATGGACACTTCCCGGTGGTATGGAATTCACAATTCATCTGAAAGACAATGTTAAG GTGAAGAATAAAAAGCGTTGGAGTCAGGTGATGTACATGTCGTATGTCTTGGACTATAAAGAGGATCTTTTAAAAG TAAAAGACGACCAATCCTTTATCCTGACAACTGATGCTGACGTCAAATTTACCCATGAGTCCGTTGAGGCGTTAATAGATCAGATTGTTGAGGATCCTCAAATTGGTGCAGTGTGCGCTCGGACTCATCCCATGGGAAATGGTCCTGTGGTTTGGTACCAAATCTTTGATTACGCCATTGGCCACTGGTTTCAAAAG GTGGCAAATCATATGCTTGGTTCCGTTTTGTGCAGTCCGGGATGTTTCAGTTTGTACAGATGCCAGGCTGTTCGAGATGTGTTACCAACGTACGCTACGGGTGTGGATCATGCTTTTGATTTTCTCACCAAAGATATGG GGGAAGACAGATGGATGTGCACCCTGATGATACAGCGAGGCTGGCGACTGACGTACTGTGCAGCTGCGGTTGACAGTACCTACTGTCCGGAGAGTTTTAATGAATTCTACAAACAAAGACGTCGATGGACTCCATCTACGTTAGCCAACCTTATTTTACTCATCAAGGAATGGAAATTGGTATTGGAGAAGAACGAAcatatttctttcctttttatcctCTATCAGACTTTCCTTATTTGTTCTACTCTTATTGG ACCTTCAACAGTTATTTTGGTGATAGTTGGTGGAATGGTTTATTCGGGCAtaaatttgaatgaaataaCCATCGTAGTTCTCGTCTGCCTCATAGTTGTTGCCTATACCCTGGTTTGCCTTTttacttcacaaaattttcagcTGAAGATGTCCAAGATATTGACGTTCGTCTTCGCTGTAATCATGTGTATTGTTGTCATTGGCGTGGCTGTTCAAATTTCTAAGGAGTTACAGGAAAGAGACTCTGAACCGACAGCTTTACCAACAGCTCTACCAAACACTACAGCTACTCCAGCCATGAAACCTTTGGAGCATCATCTGCCCGCTGGGGTCAGCACACTTTACTTGGCTGGATTGGCTGGGATCTTTGTTGCCGCTGCATTGCTTCATGCCAGCGAATTCACCTGTCTCTTACATGCAGTTTGGTATCTTATGTGTCTTCCATCTGGCTATCTGCTACTAACAGTTTACTCCGTTTGCAATATAACAGACAGGTCATGGG GAACAAGGGAAGGTAAATCTGCCTCAGAGAGCGAGGAATGGTACAAGCCCCTTAGTAACTGGATGAAGGACGTTTGCACCTGCCGTCACTGCTGTggtaaaagaaaagattccgAGCGGTCTGGACATGTTTTAAACCAGGAGGCTAAAAGCGGCAAAATG GTTGATAACCTCTCACATCAAACAAGGACCAGCGAGACTGTGACATTTCCTTCTCGTGGAAAGCAAGCTAGCAGGATGGTTGACGGAGGCTTTGATGAAAATGTGAAGCCAAAGAAAGcagaatgtaaacaaaagaaggatTCGGTGATTTTAGTCTCTAAAAGCTCCAGAAGACACATTCAGAATGATGACAAAGTAACAGTATACTCCGCAGAAGAAATCCCAAATAAAAACAGGACTAAAAGAAGGCCTTTGGAAAAAGAGAAGTCAAAAGAAGCTATCGAATCGAATCGCTCGGTGAAACACACGCAATCAAAGACTGGATTTGTAGGTGAATCGTGTGAAGAAGCAGTCCAAACTGAGGTGCTTTTAAATGCCCAACATTTGTTAATGAGGGACGTGAAGACAGATGACCAAGATGGATTGTTTCCTCCCCTTGGGGCGAGACGCCCTTTTCAGACGTCCTTGTCCTCAACCAGCGGTGGATTGTCTTCTATGAGCATCGATGCACATTTGCACAGAGCCGGGCACAATCTAAGCAGTGACCTCGAAAAAGAACTTCTACCTCACACAGATTCTAGCCGCTTTCCTTTTCCAAATTCCGCAGCTAACGATGGTGGTACCTATGATTATGAAGAAACAATGCATCGCCCTCAAAAAAGCTCAACAATTCAGCCAGATTGTCGCAATGACAACCGAGAACTGCAGGGGAAAAGTCTCCCTAAACCGACAGTTGCAGCGTTAATCACAACATCAACAACGATAACTGCAGACACCGAAGCGGATCAGCAACAATCGAGAGAGTCGATACAAACGTCCCTAAATTCTGCGTCCTCGTCATGGTGTGGCACGAGTACCCAACTTCAAGTGTTAG AAGAAAATGACGGGCCCATTTCACGACTGAAAAAGGAAGTTTCGTATTCGGATCTCGGCTTACCAGTTGAAGAATGGCTCACTGATAATGGCTTCAAG AGTTACGCACCTAAGTTTCGTAAACACGGATATGACACTATGGGATTTTTACCTGGAATGACAGACAAG GATCTTGAAGCGATCGGCATCGAGACGAGAGGACATCGCCAAAAGCTTCTCAAGGAAATCAAGAAAATCCCCCGGATAGACATTGAGGAGGGCATTCCA GATGACGTGCAGGAGTGGCTAAATGAACTTGGTCTTAAGGAATATTGGCCCACGTTCGAACAAAGCGGATATAAAGAGCCCAGTGACTTGGAAGGTTTAAAAGGCTTAGGGAAGGACACCCTGAAGGAAACGTTAGACATACGCAAACAAGGCCATTTGAACAGATTGATATCTGCCATTCGCAAGCTGCAATATTCTAATCAAG GAGAAACTTCGACACACACGTCGAGAACTGGATCGTCTTCCCCTGAGCTACCTGGACGAAGATGA